Part of the Acidobacteriota bacterium genome is shown below.
GAAGCGCAGCCGCCCAGGCCGAGGAACCCCTATGCGGTAAGCAAAGTAGCTGCCGAGGCCCTATGTTTCCAGTGGAACCAGACCGCAGGCTTTGAAACAATGATTGCTCGGCCATTCAATCACGTAGGACCAGGCCAGCGGGAGGACTTCGTTATCTCAGGATTCGCCAAGCAAATCGCCGCCATCAAGCACGGCGCCAGGCCCGCCGTGATCGAAGCCGGCGACCTCGACGTCACCCGCGATTTCCTCGACGTTCGCGACGTCGTCCGCGCCTACCTCCTGCTGCTGCAGGACGGTCACGCCGGAGAAACGTACAACATCTGCTCCGGCACAGAGCGCTCGATTCGGTCGCTGCTCGAAAAGATGCTCGAGCTCGCCGAAGTCGACGCCGAGATCAAGATCAATCCCGCAAAGTTCCGGCCATTGGAGCAGCGCCGCGTCGTCGGCGACGCCTCCAAGCTCTGCCGCCACACAGGATGGCAGCCGTCCTACTCCATCGAGCAAACGTTACAGGACACAATCCACAGTTGGGAGTATCAGACCGCATGAGCATGAGCAAAGCTGCATTCGTTACCGGCGTCACCGGACAAGACGGAGCCTATCTTTCCAAGCTCCTCCTCGAGAAGGGCTACAAAGTTTACGGACTGCTGGCACGGCGCTCGTCCGACACGACGTGGCGCCTGCGCTATCTCGGCATCCACGACGATGTCGAGTACGTCGAGGGTGACCTCACCGACCAGTCGTCGCTCATTCGCGGCCTCTCGCACTTCCCGGTGGACGAGGTCTACAACCTCGGCGCGCAAAGCTTCGTCGCCACCTCCTGGATGCAGCCCGTGCTCACCGGCTACGTCACCGGACTCGGCGCCGTCAACCTGCTCGAAGCCATCCGCCTCACCAATTCCAAGACGCGCTACTACCAGGCCTCGACCAGCGAGATGTTCGGCAAGGTCCAGCAGCCCATCCAGAACGAAAAGACGCCGTTTTACCCGCGCAGCCCCTACGGCGTAGCCAAGCTCTACGCCCACTGGAGCACCGTCAACTACCGCGAAAGCTTCGGCATGCACGCCTCCAGCGGCATCCTGTTCAATCATGAGTCGCCGTTGCGCGGCATCGAGTTCGTCACCCGCAAGATCACCGACGGCGTGGCCCGAATCAAGCAGGGAATCCAGAAGGAACTCAAGCTCGGCAACCTCGAAGCCCAGCGCGACTGGGGGTTCGCCGGCGACTACGTCGACGCCATGTGGCGCATCCTCCAGCAACCCGAGCCCGAAGACTTCGTCATCGCCACCGGCCGCACCACCAGCGTCCGCGAATTCTGCCGCCTGGCCTTCGCCCGTGTCGGACTCAACTACGAGAAGTTCGTAACCATAGATCCCAAATTCAACCGCCCCGCCGAGGTCGACGTCCTCCAGGGCGACGCCTCCAAGGCCAGACAGAAACTCGGCTGGAGACCCCTCACCAGCCTCGAAGAGCTGGTAGGCATGATGGTCGACGCAGATATGGAGCGCGTGGCGTTAGAACGAAACTCGAGCGTGCAGGCGTATAGCTATGCCGCCGTCTAACAGAACCGTTTGCGCCGGGGCCCCCAGCACCAGGGTTCCCG
Proteins encoded:
- a CDS encoding NAD-dependent dehydratase produces the protein MAESSASNQKLLLTGASGFVGGFVRQEARCIPLSLNGKEVDLRNVRDTNDAIDQIRPDAVLHLAAQTFVPRSFDDPLETFEINFLGTYNLLAALKKIGFAGRFLLVSTGDAYGSVAPELLPITEAQPPRPRNPYAVSKVAAEALCFQWNQTAGFETMIARPFNHVGPGQREDFVISGFAKQIAAIKHGARPAVIEAGDLDVTRDFLDVRDVVRAYLLLLQDGHAGETYNICSGTERSIRSLLEKMLELAEVDAEIKINPAKFRPLEQRRVVGDASKLCRHTGWQPSYSIEQTLQDTIHSWEYQTA
- a CDS encoding GDP-mannose 4,6-dehydratase — its product is MSKAAFVTGVTGQDGAYLSKLLLEKGYKVYGLLARRSSDTTWRLRYLGIHDDVEYVEGDLTDQSSLIRGLSHFPVDEVYNLGAQSFVATSWMQPVLTGYVTGLGAVNLLEAIRLTNSKTRYYQASTSEMFGKVQQPIQNEKTPFYPRSPYGVAKLYAHWSTVNYRESFGMHASSGILFNHESPLRGIEFVTRKITDGVARIKQGIQKELKLGNLEAQRDWGFAGDYVDAMWRILQQPEPEDFVIATGRTTSVREFCRLAFARVGLNYEKFVTIDPKFNRPAEVDVLQGDASKARQKLGWRPLTSLEELVGMMVDADMERVALERNSSVQAYSYAAV